GCACGCGGCGCTGAGGGATCGCGTTTGGATCATGAAGCATATGAAGATTAAACGCCTGATGGCGACGGCTGTAAGAGTAGACCATCGAGCGGGCGGAGGCCACCGAAGCCCGCGCGGAGGAGTTGAAGTGGGCGGACGTGGCCGCCCGTAGCGCGGAGGGTTCGTCAATGAATACGGAAGACCAACGTCTGCAGGGACATTTCGAGGGGGGTGGTTTCGTCGAGGTCCACACGCCTCGTGATTCCTCGGTGACAACGCGGCAGCAATCAAAGATCCACCATCGAAAGCTCGTCATGGTGGGCAACGATTATGGCGTGATACTCGGCGGTCAATTTGTTCCGCTGACATCTGGTCGTCATTCTTGGATTGAATCGCTCAAGCTCGAAATCTAATCGGAAGTTCACTTCCTACAGTTGATCTAACTGATTCTATTTCAGTGAGATATCCGGAATCAATCTGCCCAATTACTGGCAACAATCCGGGTCGGATCGACGCCGAGCAACTCAAAAATCTTCGCCTGCAGCGGCGTTGGCTTGGCGAGCATCGGAAACGGATGCTCCGCAGCGACCGTATCCGTTCGGGCAAGCCGTGGCGGCAGAGAGGGTGTTGGCGGTAGAGGATGCGTTTCCGGTGATTGGAGAAGCGAAGAGCGCTCTTCCTCAAGAACAAAGACGACGGAGGATTCTCTTTGAGTTCCGCAGAGCCTCCTCGGCCAAGGAAAGCACGAAACTTCGCTCCGCACTTCTGGGAATGGGAATATTGCCTCTCTGGGAGTTGTGGACCGCGCCGTTCCCCCACTCGCGAATGTCATGGGCTGCCCGAGCCAACTCGCCGGTCAGATACTTCCATTTGCGAGCATCCTCGATGAGATTGTAGAGATTTTTCTGGATCCGCTTGCCGTCTGAGGCCAACCTCCATTTGAGGACTTGCTCAAGCGTCGCCCGGCAAACTGCCAGACACGCTTTGTCGAACCCATATCGGAAACAGGCCGTAGCTTCGGCCATGTAGTCATCCACTCGCTCCGGAACATTTTCCAGGAGCAGGATTTCTCGAACCGCCTCTGTTTTGCTGCGATCTGCTACCATCCCCAACTTGCTTAACATCTCGAACGCATACACTTGCTGCAACGTTTCGGTGCCAGCGGTCCGAGGGAGTATGCTCCGGAAAAAGTCACGTCGGTCCTGAACGTCCATGTGGTCATCAAAAACCATGGCGAGTGCTTCGAGAGCGCCCGGTCGGGATGTGTCTGCGGAAACTTTTACACCACTGGGGCGATCTCTAAC
The genomic region above belongs to Acidobacteriota bacterium and contains:
- a CDS encoding DUF4145 domain-containing protein yields the protein MPKAVNKKSSQEERPWPSTQQMLLDHLRRIVEGVADADGTWFFGFGDDCLVSFDKELQQPYEDSFVREARIQMFLTALAVEVRDRPSGVKVSADTSRPGALEALAMVFDDHMDVQDRRDFFRSILPRTAGTETLQQVYAFEMLSKLGMVADRSKTEAVREILLLENVPERVDDYMAEATACFRYGFDKACLAVCRATLEQVLKWRLASDGKRIQKNLYNLIEDARKWKYLTGELARAAHDIREWGNGAVHNSQRGNIPIPRSAERSFVLSLAEEALRNSKRILRRLCS